Genomic window (Zingiber officinale cultivar Zhangliang chromosome 2B, Zo_v1.1, whole genome shotgun sequence):
TTACGCTGCTGTCAGTGCGGATGCCAACGTGAAATTTGAAAGCTGAATGATTCGTCCTTGTCTTATTACCATCGCTCTGTTGGTGCAATGGAAAAGTACATGATAAACGTTTTAGAAATGCTTGTTGCCACGTGTTAATTAGTAGAACAGAAGATGGATGTATATGGTAAAAGATGTTAATTCGTCACTACGGCGGTAAACGAGTCCAGCCGAGCTGAACTTTAggatgttcaaatttatttaataagataatcaaatcgagctgagcttaaaatgaatcaagcttttgaaataagtgttcaaacttgacttggtttattttttatgagcttgagtttatttgaagcttggtttgagcttggttcgtttagatgttatcaaactctcaattcaagtttggcttgagcttggttcgagcttggtttgagcttggtttgtttaaatGTTACAagatctcaattcaagtttgtttaaaatttttaattgtttgattgactattaatattgataatttaaatttatttattttattttattttattgtttatttagcatattggaaagagttttattaataaatatggttcgtaaacattattcacgaatgttcttcacgaacattgttcatgaacgttgttcacgaacgttaacaagctgaacatatatgtgttcaaccTTATTtgttagcttaacgagctgtttaaacttgtttgtttaattaattttatgtatattgaacgaacataaataagctcttaccaagccgaacatcaAACTTTTCACgaacgcttgattcatttacCGCTCTATTCGTCACAGGCttaaaacataaataaattatgaaagattattaatttttagaataatgattaacattatgtTAATATGTTAAGAGACATTTAACTCGAAACACATGAAAATCAATGTACACGTAACACGATCCGTCCACCATGTTAATTTGCTTCGTCACCAGAGAGGACAATCAATGTCCATGGCGGTTGACGCAAACACAATGCAGTCGTACAAGCACGTCTGCGTCGTCGGCGCTGGCGCCTCCGGTCTCGTCTCCGCCCGTGAGCTCCTCAAGGAAGGCCACTCAGTTGTCGTGCTGGAGCAGAACCACGACCTCGGCGGCCAGTGGCTCTACCAAGACGCCGACGCCACTGCCACAGTGCACAGCAGCATCTACGCCTCCTTGCGCCTCAACGGGCCCAGAGCCTCCGTGGAGTTCAGCGACTTCATGTTCACTCCCGTCGAAGGAAGAGACACGAGGAACTTCCCGGGACACCACGAGCTCTTCCTCTACCTCAAAGACTTCGCCACGTGTTTCGGGTTAACCGAGCTCATCAGGTTCAACACGGAAGTAGTCCACGTCAGCATGGAGACACCACTTCACAAATGGATTGTGAGATCAAGGGACAGGAGAACTGAAGATGGTGAGTTGGTGGAAGAGATCTTTGATGCGGTTGTCGTCGCCACCGGCCATTACTCCCTGCCCAGGCTTCCAAAAATCAGGGGTAAAGTATGATCACTAAGCTCTTTACGTGATTTGGCCACTCTGTTACGGTGTTACCTTCTCTTCTTCTGTGCTCCTCAGGAATGGAGGAGTGGAAGAGGAAGCAGCTTCACTGCCATTTCTACAGAATCCCGGATCCATTCCAAGATGAGGTTGCTCTTTGATCTATTGCAGATAAATAGTTAATACAGCAGAGGATTAAGAATCATCTTCTTTCTTTAACTCATTTCTCctctgaaattgaatttttacaggtTGTGGTGGTCGTTGGTGGCTCAGTCAGTGGACCAGAGATTGCTCTGGAGCTTGTTCATGTAGCCAAAGAAGTCCATATAAGTACTAAACACTCCGAAATCCCTCATAAATTAGTGAAGCCTGTGGCCAAGTATGCACATCTGCTCTGGCACCAACAGGTAATTCAGGAGATATTGTTGTCTTCGATCGATATCATTAAGACACTGATAATTAGTAAAAGATTAATTATCAGACCAAATTGAGTGAGGATAATCTGTTACCTTTAACAGCAATGGTATGAATCATATATATGAGCTGTGATTTTTGAATGACTGCACTACGTACATATGTTGTAGATTGAGCTGCTTTGTGAAGACGGAACTGTTGTATTTGCTGATGGTTCAAGTGTAGTTGCTGATACTATTCTCTACTGTACTGGGTAATTAAGATCAACACTTTGATTCAGAATTCGATAGGAATTGTTGCATGACTTCTCTTTTGATTGTAGGTATGCGTATTCATTCCCATTCCTGGACACCAAAGGAATCATCCATGTGGATGATAAAATAATTGGACCTTTGTATGAACACACATTTCCTCCATCTCTCGCTCCATCCCTTTCTTTCGTTGGGATTCCATACAAGGTGACAGGTCAATCCGTCAAAATGTCATTTTGTTCGAAGTTGATTGAAGTTGATGTTCTTTGATTATCTGTGCCATGTACAGTTGTTAATTATATTAGCTAATCAATGCTGCAGTTTGTCATCTTTCGATTTTTGGAGTCACAAGCGAGATGGATAGCTCAGGTGCTCTCTGGGAAGAGGAAGCTGCCGTCGGTAGACGAGATGATGAAGGCAATTGAAGAAGTCCAGCACCTTCAAGAGCTCCAGGATCCAAAAAATATCATACAAGTAGCTGCTGAAATATTGGAGGTAATGGCTTCCCTATAGTACTTTCAAACAACTCATAGGTGAGACTGAAAACCAGGCAGGGACCAAAAAAGTTGCAAAAACTAGCAAAAGAAGAGTTTTGACACAGGAAATTTGCAAAATGATAAG
Coding sequences:
- the LOC122047906 gene encoding flavin-containing monooxygenase FMO GS-OX-like 9 is translated as MSMAVDANTMQSYKHVCVVGAGASGLVSARELLKEGHSVVVLEQNHDLGGQWLYQDADATATVHSSIYASLRLNGPRASVEFSDFMFTPVEGRDTRNFPGHHELFLYLKDFATCFGLTELIRFNTEVVHVSMETPLHKWIVRSRDRRTEDGELVEEIFDAVVVATGHYSLPRLPKIRGMEEWKRKQLHCHFYRIPDPFQDEVVVVVGGSVSGPEIALELVHVAKEVHISTKHSEIPHKLVKPVAKYAHLLWHQQIELLCEDGTVVFADGSSVVADTILYCTGYAYSFPFLDTKGIIHVDDKIIGPLYEHTFPPSLAPSLSFVGIPYKFVIFRFLESQARWIAQVLSGKRKLPSVDEMMKAIEEVQHLQELQDPKNIIQVAAEILEYYDRYGDQCDFPHLEDWRKEILLHHLENGINNIETFRDE